tttgctgataatttcccatgttcctacgattgttatttggatttccctgaacattattatttttaggtttttcagtaacgctattttcatataatccctctctttgagctacttgctttagtttttgtgtcgacgtaatgtcgtgtctggctaacatcatgaaaagcctatctggtaatttttttgtaataacatctttgattgtgttattcatagcatttgtataaagggttgtattgctaggtatattttctagtgctaacttatttaaaataacaaaagatttattctcgagctcctcgatgaacttacggacgtttccttggtaattcgtgttgtataagcgtcgaaggagttcttcaaatggtgtctgcactttgtattcttcaatcaatgcgtttctcagctcctgccaagtgttggctgctgtcctttgtgatattctctgagcatctcctgtgacttgcaattcgatggctccgtataagatgctatgttgtctaacatctcgggttggatacaggtgtaggatgtaatctatccttttaatgaaggcgtttagttgatccgttgatccgtcaaagcttggcacctgtctaagttgtgaaagggcctggttgaggtgttgttctgataattccattgtcatcttggtgtaatacacttttttttgaatagttttgagtttgtaggtttgaactttattgttctttgattttgcacttttattttaagttaaagtttgtgatggattattgtgtaaatgtttttttttttttttgtgtgtgtgtcttaaaaagactcagtaataacgtattgcagggatcaaacgatatgcaaagccagtcgttattaactgtagtagctttattgcccaaagggtcaatattattaagctactaatgacccgaaggttcttgtgcggatacgtattcgagaaaatttttattacactccgacaacactttcggtcgcgattgtgcgttagatctgggaattaattatcctttagcgatctttaatttttcccgacgtatcctaccggctgcgccaattaagttttgcacgttaggttactataaaaaaatatatttcaatttattattttcacttaacggctacttttgttgagtacattcagatttgcttcccgaatatgaactgatttatctaactgttgcggtcgcttagcaaacttcgctttgagagagtttgagtcaaaattgagtgaagtttgagctgcgtcagcaattatgcgtgggatagtactctgatgggaacattgacagtggcgtgatatttagggtgaattgtttatgtctaccaaagggggacagtttgatcttgaccaatgtcgatgttatcaccaggctctttgtttacaatattagaaatgtttataattgtgcttatgcttatgtgctaagttatgttaaagggtgggtgcgactatggatatgtcactatatatatgaaaatattgtaaCGTGACATTCATTTCAACACagaattcattttgttttggtaGCGTTTAACGTAAagacaaaattaaaacaatcgAAATTTCAGTTAAACGGGAACAGATAAAGAAACCTAAGATATATAgaacagatatatatatataaattaaattacaaacatAATCTGTAGTCGCAGCTAATTCAACTTAGTTCTAGCCATGTTAACACCTCTCTTCACTCTTCTCGTCACACAGTGAGAAAGCAAAAAGACGATATGCAGGTCAATGTCGCCGGACTACGCAGAAACATCAAGAATCTCGCGCACAACTATTCCGATGCACAGGTAAAACCCACCTGCCATAATCAATATACATAATCCGTATCACATCTCCTCTGTAACTTGCAGGTCAAGGTGCGCGAGGCTACTTCCAATGATCCATGGGGGCCATCGGCCACAATTATGGCCGAAATAGCCGATCTAACGTACAATGTGGTTGCCTTCTCGGAGATAATGCAAATGATATGGAAACGTCTCAACGATCACGGCAAGAACTGGCGTCATGTCTACAAGGCGTTGATATTGCTCGAGTATCTGATTAAGACGGGCACCGAAAAGGTTGCCCAGCAATGCAAAGAGAATATTTTTGCCATACAAACGTTGCGCGAGTTTGTCTACTTTGAGGAGGGCAAGGATCAGGGCACCCATGTGCGCGAGAAGGCCAAACAGCTGGTCAATCTGCTCAAGGATGACGAGCGTCTCAGGAATGAGCGCGTCAAGGCGCTAAAAGCCAAAGAGCGTTTCGCACTGCATCCGAGCGGCTTTGGCAGCGATGGCTATATCGACGGGCCCTCGCAGCGCGACATGCCGCCGGGCTGGCAGGAGGAGCCGCCCAAAAACGCCTCCGAGCTGGAAATGGTGCGGCCACAAACCGCCGGCGAGGAGGagctacagctgcagctggccatGGCCATGTCGCGCGAGGAGGCCGAGCAGGAGGAGGCCAAGCGGCGCAGCGACGATGTGCGTCTTCAATTAGCGCTCAGCCAGAGCGAACAGGACTTCAAGTGAGTGCTCAAAATCAAAGTACAGCTACCGCAATTTCTAAATAAGACCCTGCCTCGACAGGGACTCCAGTGGACGACCCATAGCGGCGCCCAAAAAAGAGGAGCAACAGAGCCATTTGCTGGACCTGCTGGATATTTCGCTGGGCGCGACCAGCATTTCAAGTCCACCCTTGGGCGCTGCAGGCGGTGCtcccgctgctgttgtcgatCCCTGGGCTACGCCGTCTAGCCGTGCAGCTAGTCAACTGTCGGATCCGTGGGCAGGCGCCGCCTCGCCACATGTAGATCCCTGGCATCCCTCGGCCGCGCCGCGTACTATTATGAGCGCCGGTGTGCCGCTGGGCGCAGCTGCTCCACAGGCTCAG
The sequence above is a segment of the Drosophila virilis strain 15010-1051.87 chromosome 3, Dvir_AGI_RSII-ME, whole genome shotgun sequence genome. Coding sequences within it:
- the lqf gene encoding epsin-2 isoform X9 codes for the protein MQVNVAGLRRNIKNLAHNYSDAQVKVREATSNDPWGPSATIMAEIADLTYNVVAFSEIMQMIWKRLNDHGKNWRHVYKALILLEYLIKTGTEKVAQQCKENIFAIQTLREFVYFEEGKDQGTHVREKAKQLVNLLKDDERLRNERVKALKAKERFALHPSGFGSDGYIDGPSQRDMPPGWQEEPPKNASELEMVRPQTAGEEELQLQLAMAMSREEAEQEEAKRRSDDVRLQLALSQSEQDFKDSSGRPIAAPKKEEQQSHLLDLLDISLGATSISSPPLGAAGGAPAAVVDPWATPSSRAASQLSDPWAGAASPHVDPWHPSAAPRTIMSAGVPLGAAAPQAQPLAAPGDAWGLRTQSPSVASGSSTEGWLQTNGNSSQNGRMPAPAPVDAWLTKSTASAALAAPPTKYAASNGSSADPWLAEAQPAASAAAAAAAAPADPWAAAQPSSGALDDPWKAMQTGAIKKQSPDFDEFDLITNRNKSAEQNNSNNASNNNNNASLLDDMDPLSTNYGNSGGGSVHPSTGATTKKPYRDPIAFLGENSALVNLDNLIKPNTPQTQSGLVPAYNPFADNVMPPKTNLFQQQQPAVPSINQLKQQPPFPVNMNQDPWAPASGGVSAASQPTMEAWTLK
- the lqf gene encoding epsin-2 isoform X7 produces the protein MQVNVAGLRRNIKNLAHNYSDAQVKVREATSNDPWGPSATIMAEIADLTYNVVAFSEIMQMIWKRLNDHGKNWRHVYKALILLEYLIKTGTEKVAQQCKENIFAIQTLREFVYFEEGKDQGTHVREKAKQLVNLLKDDERLRNERVKALKAKERFALHPSGFGSDGYIDGPSQRDMPPGWQEEPPKNASELEMVRPQTAGEEELQLQLAMAMSREEAEQEEAKRRSDDVRLQLALSQSEQDFKDSSGRPIAAPKKEEQQSHLLDLLDISLGATSISSPPLGAAGGAPAAVVDPWATPSSRAASQLSDPWAGAASPHVDPWHPSAAPRTIMSAGVPLGAAAPQAQPLAAPGDAWGLRTQSPSVASGSSTEGWLQTNGNSSQNGRMPAPAPVDAWLTKSTASAALAAPPTKYAASNGSSADPWLAEAQPAASAAAAAAAAPADPWAAAQPSSGALDDPWKAMQTGAIKKQSPDFDEFDLITNRNKSAEQNNSNNASNNNNNASLLDDMDPLSTNYGNSGGGSVHPSTGATTKKPYRDPIAFLGENSALVNLDNLIKPNTPQTQSGLVPAYNPFADNVMPPKTNLFQQQQPAVPSINQLKQQPPFPVNMNQDPWAPASGGVSAASQQNNNMPWIKPEAAATNPFLS
- the lqf gene encoding epsin-2 isoform X8 — protein: MQVNVAGLRRNIKNLAHNYSDAQVKVREATSNDPWGPSATIMAEIADLTYNVVAFSEIMQMIWKRLNDHGKNWRHVYKALILLEYLIKTGTEKVAQQCKENIFAIQTLREFVYFEEGKDQGTHVREKAKQLVNLLKDDERLRNERVKALKAKERFALHPSGFGSDGYIDGPSQRDMPPGWQEEPPKNASELEMVRPQTAGEEELQLQLAMAMSREEAEQEEAKRRSDDVRLQLALSQSEQDFKPCLDRDSSGRPIAAPKKEEQQSHLLDLLDISLGATSISSPPLGAAGGAPAAVVDPWATPSSRAASQLSDPWAGAASPHVDPWHPSAAPRTIMSAGVPLGAAAPQAQPLAAPGDAWGLRTQSPSVASGSSTEGWLQTNGNSSQNGRMPAPAPVDAWLTKSTASAALAAPPTKYAASNGSSADPWLAEAQPAASAAAAAAAAPADPWAAAQPSSGALDDPWKAMQTGAIKKQSPDFDEFDLITNRNKSAEQNNSNNASNNNNNASLLDDMDPLSTNYGNSGGGSVHPSTGATTKKPYRDPIAFLGENSALVNLDNLIKPNTPQTQSGLVPAYNPFADNVMPPKTNLFQQQQPAVPSINQLKQQPPFPVNMNQDPWAPASGGVSAASQPTMEAWTLK
- the lqf gene encoding epsin-2 isoform X6, which encodes MQVNVAGLRRNIKNLAHNYSDAQVKVREATSNDPWGPSATIMAEIADLTYNVVAFSEIMQMIWKRLNDHGKNWRHVYKALILLEYLIKTGTEKVAQQCKENIFAIQTLREFVYFEEGKDQGTHVREKAKQLVNLLKDDERLRNERVKALKAKERFALHPSGFGSDGYIDGPSQRDMPPGWQEEPPKNASELEMVRPQTAGEEELQLQLAMAMSREEAEQEEAKRRSDDVRLQLALSQSEQDFKPCLDRDSSGRPIAAPKKEEQQSHLLDLLDISLGATSISSPPLGAAGGAPAAVVDPWATPSSRAASQLSDPWAGAASPHVDPWHPSAAPRTIMSAGVPLGAAAPQAQPLAAPGDAWGLRTQSPSVASGSSTEGWLQTNGNSSQNGRMPAPAPVDAWLTKSTASAALAAPPTKYAASNGSSADPWLAEAQPAASAAAAAAAAPADPWAAAQPSSGALDDPWKAMQTGAIKKQSPDFDEFDLITNRNKSAEQNNSNNASNNNNNASLLDDMDPLSTNYGNSGGGSVHPSTGATTKKPYRDPIAFLGENSALVNLDNLIKPNTPQTQSGLVPAYNPFADNVMPPKTNLFQQQQPAVPSINQLKQQPPFPVNMNQDPWAPASGGVSAASQQNNNMPWIKPEAAATNPFLS